Proteins encoded in a region of the Cupriavidus pauculus genome:
- a CDS encoding AMP-binding protein, giving the protein MPEVRTTDGAWRGVRGAMGALARRTAHGHAQDPTQDPTQDPTQSASLLASTAAWRAVFAAAPGRRWALYIESPQEFAAALFGAWHAGKHVVLPGDLRADTLDALRAHTDGWAGEMPGGLVPSPSTASPAYGYPPLDWPPLPEDAGITLFTSGSTGTPTAIEKRLAQLDAETATLQAAFGARLAADAQVLATVSHQHIYGLLFCVLWPLAAGRPLPDDRLAFNEELVTRCGAMPRTAVLVTSPAHLRRLPEGLDWGPVRERVGAVFSSGGPLPPAAADDALRQLGQSPIEVFGSSETGGIAWRQRAAHGDRWAPLPGVAWRIEERFLAVRSPHLPDDGWYVCPDLAYADADDSFVLQGRADRVAKIEEKRISLTAIEQALVASPWVRDARVLLMDLPVGTRVAAALALTDEGDAALAERGRAAWIAALKASLAGSVDPLAVPRRWHATRDDLPANTQGKTTDAALRDLFRQTLPSVTWIEREPCKAAAMLDVHAHLAVFDGHFPGAPIVPGVAQVDWVMTLAPQALPVPSRTAFMRLDVLKFQGIIRPGMQVRMDLEWHADKHALAFRLTSDAGPHASGRVAFRSPA; this is encoded by the coding sequence ATGCCTGAGGTGCGAACGACGGACGGCGCGTGGCGCGGTGTGCGCGGCGCGATGGGCGCGCTCGCACGGCGGACCGCTCACGGCCACGCGCAAGACCCGACGCAAGACCCGACGCAAGACCCGACGCAATCCGCCTCGCTCCTCGCGAGCACGGCCGCGTGGCGCGCGGTATTCGCCGCGGCGCCGGGCCGCCGGTGGGCCCTGTACATCGAGTCGCCGCAAGAATTTGCCGCGGCCCTGTTCGGCGCATGGCACGCAGGCAAGCACGTCGTACTGCCGGGCGACCTCCGCGCCGATACGCTCGATGCGCTGCGCGCGCATACCGATGGCTGGGCCGGCGAGATGCCGGGCGGCCTTGTGCCCTCCCCCTCGACGGCGTCGCCGGCATATGGCTACCCCCCGCTGGACTGGCCCCCGCTGCCCGAGGACGCGGGCATCACGCTGTTTACGTCGGGCTCCACCGGCACGCCGACCGCGATCGAGAAGCGGCTTGCACAGCTGGACGCCGAGACGGCCACGCTGCAAGCCGCATTCGGCGCGCGCCTCGCCGCCGACGCGCAAGTGCTCGCCACCGTTTCGCATCAGCATATCTATGGGCTGCTGTTCTGCGTGCTGTGGCCGCTTGCCGCGGGCAGGCCGCTGCCCGATGACCGATTGGCGTTCAACGAGGAACTCGTGACGCGCTGCGGTGCGATGCCGCGGACGGCCGTGCTTGTCACGAGCCCCGCCCATCTGCGCCGGTTGCCCGAAGGGCTCGACTGGGGACCCGTGCGCGAGCGCGTCGGCGCGGTGTTCTCTTCCGGCGGGCCACTGCCGCCCGCCGCGGCCGACGACGCGCTGCGGCAACTGGGCCAGTCGCCGATCGAAGTCTTCGGCAGTTCCGAGACCGGCGGCATCGCGTGGCGCCAGCGCGCCGCGCATGGCGACCGCTGGGCGCCGCTGCCGGGCGTCGCATGGCGCATCGAGGAGCGCTTCCTCGCGGTACGTTCTCCGCATCTGCCCGACGACGGCTGGTACGTCTGCCCGGACCTCGCCTACGCCGACGCGGACGACAGCTTCGTGCTGCAGGGCCGCGCCGATCGCGTCGCGAAGATCGAGGAAAAGCGTATCTCGCTGACCGCCATCGAGCAGGCGCTCGTGGCATCTCCATGGGTACGCGACGCGCGCGTGCTGCTGATGGACCTGCCCGTCGGCACGCGCGTGGCCGCGGCACTTGCATTGACCGACGAAGGCGATGCCGCGCTGGCGGAACGCGGCCGCGCGGCATGGATTGCCGCGCTCAAGGCATCGCTGGCCGGCAGCGTCGACCCGCTCGCCGTGCCGCGCCGCTGGCATGCCACGCGCGACGACCTGCCCGCCAATACCCAGGGCAAGACGACCGACGCCGCGTTGCGGGACCTGTTCCGGCAGACGCTGCCGTCCGTGACCTGGATCGAACGCGAACCCTGCAAGGCCGCGGCGATGCTCGACGTGCATGCGCATCTGGCCGTGTTCGACGGGCACTTTCCCGGCGCGCCGATCGTGCCCGGTGTCGCCCAGGTCGACTGGGTCATGACACTGGCCCCGCAGGCGCTGCCCGTGCCGTCGCGCACCGCGTTCATGCGGCTCGACGTGCTGAAGTTCCAGGGCATCATTCGCCCGGGCATGCAGGTACGGATGGACCTCGAATGGCATGCGGACAAGCATGCGCTGGCCTTCCGCCTGACCTCCGACGCGGGCCCGCACGCGAGCGGGCGCGTCGCATTCCGGAGCCCCGCATGA
- a CDS encoding outer membrane lipoprotein carrier protein LolA: MSRIVDRRAIVLAMTACVAFAGTGTLAVAAEKTSGKGPDTLHDITARLSDAPVIRGRFEQRRQLAGFATPLVSKGDFVLAREHGLAWTTREPVASSLVVTPTQLVVRGADGQVQQRMAADNQPAMRILGESMVALLRGDFSSLLPRFSVDARKTGKDGWALTLTPTDAGIRRAFTRIDLSGDRFVRSIRMDEAGGDTTQIRLIDPTASPQLSAAEAQRFE; this comes from the coding sequence ATGAGCCGGATCGTCGACCGCCGCGCGATCGTGCTGGCGATGACCGCGTGCGTTGCTTTCGCGGGGACGGGCACGCTCGCCGTGGCAGCGGAGAAGACGTCCGGAAAAGGCCCCGACACGCTGCACGACATCACCGCGCGGCTCTCGGATGCACCGGTCATTCGCGGCCGCTTCGAGCAACGGCGGCAGTTGGCGGGATTCGCCACGCCCCTCGTATCGAAGGGCGACTTCGTGCTCGCGCGCGAGCACGGGCTCGCGTGGACCACGCGCGAACCGGTGGCGTCGAGCCTCGTCGTCACCCCGACGCAGCTCGTCGTGCGCGGTGCCGATGGACAGGTGCAGCAGCGCATGGCGGCCGACAATCAGCCCGCAATGCGGATTCTGGGCGAATCGATGGTCGCGCTGCTGCGCGGCGACTTTTCGTCGCTGCTGCCGCGCTTCAGTGTGGACGCGCGCAAGACGGGCAAGGACGGCTGGGCCTTGACGCTCACGCCGACGGATGCGGGAATCCGCCGCGCGTTCACGCGCATCGACCTGTCCGGCGACCGCTTCGTGCGCAGCATCCGCATGGATGAGGCCGGCGGCGATACCACGCAGATCCGGCTGATCGATCCCACCGCGTCACCGCAACTTTCCGCGGCGGAGGCACAGCGTTTTGAGTAA
- the fabG gene encoding 3-oxoacyl-ACP reductase FabG, which translates to MSNPTVLVTGSSRGIGRAIALRLAREGYDVAIHCRSRRDEAESVADAARACGRKARVLSFDVSQREETSRVLLADIEAHGMYYGVVCNAGIARDAAFPAMTGEEWDDVVHTNLDAFYNVLNPLVMPMVQRRQPGRIVTLSSVSGLVGNRGQTNYSAAKAGIIGATKALAIELAKRDITVNCVAPGLIDTDMVEPHVREEALRMIPARRLGSPDEVAATVAFLMSRDAGYITRQVISVNGGMFG; encoded by the coding sequence ATGAGCAATCCCACGGTTCTGGTCACGGGATCGTCGCGCGGCATCGGCCGCGCCATCGCGCTGCGCCTGGCCCGCGAAGGCTACGACGTGGCCATCCACTGCCGTTCGCGCCGCGATGAAGCGGAATCGGTGGCCGACGCGGCGCGCGCGTGCGGCCGCAAGGCTCGCGTGCTGAGCTTCGATGTTTCGCAGCGCGAGGAAACCTCGCGCGTGCTGCTGGCCGACATCGAGGCGCACGGCATGTACTACGGCGTGGTCTGCAATGCGGGCATCGCGCGCGACGCGGCGTTTCCGGCGATGACGGGCGAGGAATGGGACGATGTGGTCCACACCAACCTCGACGCGTTCTACAACGTGCTGAACCCGCTGGTCATGCCGATGGTCCAGCGCCGCCAGCCTGGCCGCATCGTCACGCTGTCCTCGGTGTCGGGCCTCGTGGGCAATCGCGGCCAGACCAACTACAGCGCGGCCAAGGCCGGCATCATCGGCGCCACCAAGGCACTCGCGATCGAACTGGCCAAGCGCGACATCACGGTGAACTGCGTGGCGCCGGGCCTGATCGACACCGATATGGTGGAGCCGCACGTGCGCGAGGAAGCGTTGCGCATGATCCCGGCGCGCCGGCTCGGCTCGCCCGACGAGGTGGCGGCGACGGTCGCCTTCCTGATGTCGCGCGACGCGGGCTACATCACGCGCCAGGTGATCTCGGTCAACGGGGGGATGTTCGGATGA
- a CDS encoding acyl-CoA thioesterase, with protein MNPVLSHDITLSPAFHDLDPMNVVWHGNYARYVELARTALLQKFGYDYPAMRDSGYAWPVVDLRLRYVRPIVYGQSVTVRATIVEWEHRLKIDYLLRDAATGERLTKGYSVQVAVDMQTGEMCYECPPVLWERLGVKP; from the coding sequence ATGAACCCAGTACTGAGTCACGACATTACGCTGAGCCCCGCGTTCCACGACCTCGATCCGATGAACGTGGTGTGGCACGGCAACTATGCCCGCTACGTCGAGCTGGCGCGTACCGCCCTGCTCCAGAAGTTCGGGTATGACTACCCCGCCATGCGCGACTCGGGCTATGCATGGCCCGTGGTCGACCTGCGTCTGCGCTATGTGCGGCCGATCGTCTATGGCCAGAGCGTCACGGTTCGCGCGACGATCGTCGAATGGGAGCATCGGCTCAAGATCGATTACCTGCTGCGCGATGCCGCCACGGGCGAGCGCCTGACCAAGGGCTACTCGGTGCAGGTCGCCGTCGATATGCAGACCGGCGAGATGTGCTACGAGTGCCCGCCGGTGCTGTGGGAGCGGCTGGGAGTGAAGCCATGA
- a CDS encoding MMPL family transporter translates to MSKPIHHASAGVADTGASALVPMSPFARVLAVLWLLAVLALGWHQANFWRDGRVDTDIMALLPSSERTATADRVLRQLAEDVSREVVVLVGAPDWQAARHAADGIRAVTGAHPELLKPIDKLGTFDLDAALAFYRPWRGRLLTDAQRAQLTHADADALSQQALARLYQISSGSALTGWAADPLGLWQDWWLARADVTRVRERDGLPSFTADGMQWILLTYRIGKPAFSVGGDTDYGDLLAAAEARARRDNAGVRVVSAGIPLHAEAAAARASFEINVIGFGSLAAVLLLVWLAFRSMRPIVLVALSLAIGTAAAISVTAIVFDRVHLITLVFGASLVGVAEDYGIHYFVTRQANGNRSPASTMRLLLPGMALALSTSVVAYLALGVAPFPGLRQMALFSAVGLVAAFLTVVLWFPLLDRGRLRPTRMSEWLTRGLARWPRARMDRPTLIAGAALVVFIVSGLLQVRVVDDVRQLQNSPAHLVDAQRTVGRLLGSPSPTQFLLVRGASPDQVLEREEAVKSRLRGLVAQGRLDGVIALSDWVPSAATQRADAALTGPLEEAVRERVAKALRTTRVAMPSDDAQPNDVLTLSAWLASPVSAALRHLWLGREGHSTGPYASVVLLRGLADPAAASAVEAAVSGSPGVEYADRIADLTGLLHHYRVLMTWLLLAGAVAVSVLLAWRYGRASWRALVPTLLAGLCSVALLGWLQVPLQLFPVLALALLLGVGVDYGIFLLEHPGDGVSWTAIVLGAASTLLAFGLLALSSTPALHAFGVTMLAGVGAVWALSPWFRP, encoded by the coding sequence TTGAGTAAGCCGATTCACCACGCCTCCGCCGGTGTTGCCGATACCGGGGCAAGTGCCCTGGTGCCGATGTCCCCGTTCGCGCGGGTGCTCGCGGTCCTCTGGCTGCTGGCCGTGCTCGCGCTCGGCTGGCATCAGGCGAATTTCTGGCGCGACGGGCGCGTCGATACCGACATCATGGCCCTGCTGCCGTCGAGCGAGCGCACGGCCACGGCGGACCGCGTGCTGCGGCAGCTCGCCGAGGATGTCTCGCGCGAGGTCGTGGTGCTCGTCGGGGCCCCGGACTGGCAGGCGGCACGCCACGCGGCGGACGGCATTCGCGCGGTCACGGGCGCGCATCCCGAACTGCTCAAGCCCATCGACAAGCTCGGCACGTTCGACCTCGATGCGGCGCTGGCGTTCTATCGGCCATGGCGCGGCCGGCTGCTGACCGACGCGCAACGCGCGCAACTGACCCACGCCGATGCCGATGCGTTGTCGCAGCAGGCACTGGCCCGCCTCTATCAGATTTCTTCGGGCTCCGCGCTCACGGGCTGGGCTGCGGATCCGCTCGGCCTCTGGCAGGACTGGTGGCTTGCGCGCGCGGACGTGACGCGCGTGCGCGAGCGCGACGGGCTGCCTTCGTTCACCGCCGACGGCATGCAGTGGATTCTGCTCACGTACCGCATTGGCAAGCCCGCGTTTTCGGTCGGGGGCGACACCGACTATGGCGACCTCCTTGCCGCGGCGGAAGCCCGCGCGCGGCGGGACAACGCGGGCGTTCGCGTGGTATCGGCCGGCATTCCGCTGCATGCGGAAGCGGCGGCGGCGCGCGCGAGCTTCGAGATCAACGTGATCGGTTTCGGTTCGCTGGCCGCGGTGCTGCTGCTGGTCTGGCTGGCATTTCGTTCGATGCGCCCGATCGTGCTGGTGGCGCTGTCGCTCGCCATTGGCACCGCGGCCGCGATTTCGGTGACGGCCATCGTGTTCGATCGCGTGCATCTGATCACGCTCGTGTTCGGTGCCAGCCTGGTCGGAGTGGCGGAAGACTACGGCATTCATTACTTCGTGACGCGGCAGGCCAATGGCAACCGCTCGCCGGCCAGCACGATGCGGCTGCTGCTGCCGGGCATGGCGCTCGCGCTTTCGACGAGCGTCGTAGCCTATCTGGCGCTCGGCGTGGCGCCGTTCCCCGGCCTGCGGCAGATGGCGCTGTTCTCGGCGGTCGGTCTCGTTGCCGCGTTCCTGACCGTGGTGCTCTGGTTTCCGCTCCTCGACCGCGGCCGCCTGCGCCCGACGCGGATGTCCGAATGGCTGACGCGCGGGCTTGCGCGCTGGCCGCGCGCTCGCATGGACCGGCCCACGCTTATCGCCGGGGCGGCGCTGGTGGTCTTTATCGTGAGCGGCCTGCTGCAGGTGCGCGTGGTGGACGATGTGCGGCAGTTGCAGAACTCGCCCGCGCATCTGGTCGATGCGCAGCGCACGGTCGGCCGTCTGCTCGGCAGCCCGAGTCCGACGCAGTTTCTGCTGGTGCGCGGTGCTTCGCCCGATCAGGTGCTCGAGCGCGAAGAAGCCGTGAAATCGCGGCTGCGCGGGCTGGTTGCGCAGGGTCGTCTCGATGGTGTCATCGCCTTGTCCGACTGGGTGCCCTCGGCTGCCACGCAGCGTGCCGATGCCGCGCTGACGGGGCCGCTCGAGGAAGCGGTGCGCGAGCGGGTGGCCAAGGCCTTGCGCACGACGCGCGTGGCCATGCCGTCGGACGATGCGCAGCCGAACGATGTCCTGACGCTGTCGGCCTGGCTGGCGAGCCCGGTGTCGGCGGCGCTGCGGCATCTGTGGCTGGGCCGTGAAGGTCATTCGACAGGGCCCTATGCCAGCGTGGTGCTGCTGCGCGGTCTGGCGGACCCGGCTGCCGCGAGCGCGGTGGAGGCGGCGGTGTCGGGGTCGCCCGGGGTCGAGTATGCCGATCGCATTGCCGATCTCACCGGTCTGCTCCATCACTATCGGGTGCTGATGACGTGGCTGCTGCTGGCCGGGGCGGTCGCGGTGTCGGTGCTGCTTGCGTGGCGTTATGGCCGGGCCTCGTGGCGCGCGCTTGTGCCGACGTTGCTGGCGGGCCTGTGCAGTGTGGCGTTGCTCGGGTGGCTGCAGGTGCCGCTTCAGCTGTTTCCTGTACTGGCGCTTGCGTTGCTGCTTGGCGTGGGGGTGGACTATGGCATCTTCCTGCTGGAGCATCCGGGGGATGGGGTGTCGTGGACGGCGATCGTGCTTGGCGCGGCGAGCACGCTGCTGGCTTTCGGGCTGCTTGCGCTGTCCTCGACGCCCGCGCTGCACGCGTTCGGCGTGACCATGCTTGCGGGGGTGGGGGCGGTGTGGGCGTTGTCACCGTGGTTCCGGCCATGA
- a CDS encoding beta-ketoacyl-ACP synthase, with protein sequence MTAFLDTVGVTCALGRGRDAVRDAMWKTDLAGIGEVTDRYSTGRPLLLGTVPDLSDDASLASALPDAYRSRNNMMLLDALSQIRETVDAAIARVGPARVAVIIGTSTSGIHEGERAIQHLSRHGTLPASYHYGQQELGSPALLLAKVLGTRGPAYAISTACSSGAKAMAAGARLLRHGLADIVLAGGVDTLCAFTVAGFSALESVSAARCNPLSANRNGINLGEGAALFLMSREAGPVRLAGWGESSDAHHVSAPDPQGEGARLAMRQAIATAGIEPNAIDYVNLHGTATPANDVMEAHAVADLLGTDVPVSSTKPLTGHTLAAAGAVEAALMWLTIAGNPRGQLPPHWWDGAADGALPALHVAEPGGTLGRAPRYVLSNSFAFGGSNCTLVMGAA encoded by the coding sequence ATGACCGCTTTTCTCGATACCGTCGGCGTGACCTGCGCACTGGGCCGCGGCCGCGACGCCGTGCGCGATGCGATGTGGAAGACCGACCTCGCCGGCATCGGCGAAGTCACCGACCGCTACAGCACGGGGCGGCCACTGCTGCTTGGCACGGTGCCAGACCTCTCTGACGACGCTTCGCTTGCGAGCGCGCTGCCCGATGCGTATCGCAGCCGCAACAACATGATGCTGCTCGACGCGCTGTCGCAGATCCGCGAAACCGTGGACGCCGCCATCGCGCGTGTCGGCCCCGCGCGCGTCGCCGTGATCATCGGCACCAGCACCTCCGGCATCCACGAAGGGGAACGCGCGATCCAGCATCTGTCCCGGCACGGCACGCTGCCCGCTTCCTATCACTATGGACAGCAGGAACTTGGCTCGCCGGCCCTGCTGCTGGCAAAGGTCCTCGGCACGCGCGGCCCCGCCTATGCGATCTCCACCGCGTGCTCCTCCGGCGCCAAGGCCATGGCCGCCGGCGCGCGGCTGCTGCGCCACGGCCTGGCCGACATCGTGCTGGCCGGCGGCGTCGACACGCTGTGCGCGTTCACGGTGGCCGGCTTCTCGGCGCTGGAATCGGTCAGCGCCGCACGCTGCAACCCGCTGTCCGCGAACCGCAACGGCATCAACCTCGGCGAAGGCGCGGCCCTGTTCCTCATGTCGCGCGAGGCAGGCCCGGTACGGCTGGCCGGATGGGGCGAATCGTCGGACGCCCACCATGTCTCCGCGCCCGACCCGCAAGGCGAAGGCGCGCGCCTCGCGATGCGGCAGGCGATCGCCACCGCCGGCATCGAGCCGAACGCCATCGACTACGTGAATCTGCACGGCACCGCGACGCCCGCCAACGACGTCATGGAAGCGCATGCGGTCGCCGACCTGCTCGGCACCGATGTGCCCGTCAGCTCGACCAAACCGCTGACCGGCCATACGCTGGCGGCGGCCGGCGCCGTCGAGGCGGCCCTGATGTGGCTGACGATAGCGGGAAATCCGCGCGGGCAGTTGCCCCCGCACTGGTGGGATGGCGCCGCCGACGGCGCGCTGCCGGCGCTGCACGTCGCGGAACCCGGTGGCACGCTCGGCCGCGCGCCGCGCTACGTGCTGAGCAACTCGTTCGCGTTCGGCGGCAGCAATTGCACGCTGGTCATGGGTGCCGCATGA
- a CDS encoding DUF3261 domain-containing protein, whose amino-acid sequence MPVPLLRLPPASLGRALTLQQSISADFMHAGRREHRELQVLLEANARHTRLAAIGGGQVLARLDWDGADLRITRSPWTPDTVQPERILSDLQLSVWPAEAIRGALPQGWTLDDAPAQRRLRQGDEVVVDIRYPDPATTLIEQRRDGYRLTIRTLPAAISGADQ is encoded by the coding sequence ATGCCCGTGCCGCTGCTGCGGTTGCCGCCCGCCTCGCTGGGCCGTGCGCTGACGCTGCAGCAATCGATCTCCGCGGACTTCATGCACGCAGGCCGGCGCGAGCATCGCGAGCTGCAGGTTCTGCTCGAAGCCAACGCCCGGCACACGCGGCTTGCCGCGATAGGCGGTGGGCAGGTGCTCGCGCGCCTCGACTGGGATGGCGCGGATCTGCGCATCACGCGCTCCCCGTGGACGCCCGATACCGTGCAACCCGAGCGCATCCTCAGCGACCTCCAGCTATCCGTATGGCCCGCCGAGGCGATTCGTGGCGCGCTGCCGCAGGGCTGGACCCTCGACGACGCGCCCGCGCAGCGGCGTCTGCGCCAGGGCGACGAGGTCGTGGTGGACATTCGCTATCCCGACCCCGCCACCACGTTGATCGAGCAGCGCCGCGATGGCTATCGGCTGACCATCCGCACGTTGCCCGCTGCCATTTCCGGAGCCGACCAATGA
- a CDS encoding acyltransferase, which yields MRSLAPDNLAASRDGARHWSRIGEATCVWGIWWLYAVHRVLGRSVFRVALYPVVMYYWLARPVARRASLDYLRRLHRTAGDHVVPGARHTLRHLYAFAETLLDKLLAISGRYPFENVAREGVEVLERQLDTGRGGIIVTAHMGCLELCRALAQKRAGLRLTVLVHTAHAQRFNRMLSRLDADSTLQLLQIDDITPATAQQLADRVNAGEFVAIAGDRIPVHGGRTVTVPFLGAPAQFPIGPYVLAALLDCPLFAMGCIRQGDGHLLRFTELAREVALPRARRTEALAHHASAYAAWLEGLLVQSPYDWFNFYDFWASPNP from the coding sequence ATGCGATCCCTTGCCCCCGACAACCTCGCTGCCTCGCGGGATGGCGCGCGCCATTGGAGCCGCATTGGGGAAGCGACGTGCGTATGGGGTATCTGGTGGCTCTATGCCGTGCATCGCGTGCTGGGCCGCTCGGTCTTCCGCGTGGCCCTCTATCCGGTGGTGATGTACTACTGGCTGGCACGGCCGGTGGCGCGACGCGCGTCGCTGGACTATCTGCGCCGGCTGCATCGGACTGCGGGCGACCACGTCGTACCCGGGGCGCGGCATACGTTGCGGCACCTGTACGCGTTCGCCGAGACGCTGCTCGACAAGCTGCTGGCCATCAGCGGCCGCTATCCGTTCGAGAACGTCGCGCGCGAAGGGGTCGAGGTGCTCGAGCGCCAGCTGGACACCGGGCGTGGCGGCATCATCGTCACCGCGCATATGGGGTGCCTCGAACTCTGCCGCGCGCTCGCGCAGAAGCGCGCGGGACTGCGGCTGACCGTGCTCGTGCACACCGCGCATGCGCAGCGGTTCAACCGCATGCTGTCGCGGCTCGATGCCGACAGCACGCTGCAGTTGCTGCAGATCGACGACATCACGCCGGCGACCGCGCAGCAACTGGCCGATCGTGTGAACGCGGGCGAGTTTGTGGCCATCGCGGGCGATCGTATTCCCGTCCACGGTGGACGCACGGTCACCGTGCCGTTTCTCGGCGCGCCCGCGCAGTTTCCGATCGGTCCATACGTGCTGGCCGCGCTGCTCGACTGCCCGTTGTTCGCGATGGGATGCATCCGGCAGGGCGACGGCCATCTGCTCCGCTTTACCGAACTGGCGCGCGAAGTGGCCCTGCCCCGCGCGCGGCGCACCGAAGCCCTGGCCCATCATGCGAGCGCCTATGCCGCATGGCTGGAGGGGCTGCTGGTGCAGTCGCCATACGACTGGTTCAACTTCTACGACTTCTGGGCAAGCCCGAACCCATGA
- a CDS encoding hotdog family protein yields MMTSNLPPPNALPPVREVVPHGGAMLLLDALVFADDAQCIARAEVRATQLFADAGGMPAWVGIEYMAQTIAAWSGMRDRRDGKPPGMGFLLGSRRYECDLSHFPVGCTLTVSVRPELIGDNGLGQFACRIDMDGREVARANVSVFQPADARAFLQGQEV; encoded by the coding sequence ATGATGACGTCGAACCTTCCACCGCCCAACGCGCTACCCCCGGTGCGCGAGGTCGTCCCGCACGGCGGGGCCATGCTGCTGCTCGACGCGCTGGTGTTCGCCGATGACGCGCAATGCATCGCGCGCGCCGAAGTCCGCGCCACGCAGCTGTTCGCCGACGCCGGCGGCATGCCGGCATGGGTCGGCATCGAGTACATGGCGCAAACTATCGCCGCATGGTCCGGCATGCGGGACCGGCGCGACGGCAAGCCGCCCGGCATGGGCTTCCTGCTCGGTTCCCGCCGCTATGAATGCGACCTGTCGCACTTTCCCGTGGGCTGCACGCTGACCGTCAGCGTACGGCCCGAACTGATCGGCGACAACGGTCTTGGCCAGTTTGCGTGCCGCATCGACATGGACGGCCGCGAAGTGGCGCGCGCGAACGTTTCCGTTTTCCAGCCTGCGGATGCGCGGGCGTTTCTGCAAGGACAAGAGGTATGA
- a CDS encoding glycosyltransferase family 2 protein, giving the protein MTAAADFRPVVLVPVYNHERAIGAMVDAILAHPVPCLLIDDGSSASCAAVLRDLAARADGRVTLIRLPRNQGKGAAVMAGFDAAWQAGYTHALQIDADGQHDADCIPAFFDLARRHPEAIVCGTPLYDASVPRGRLIGRYVTHVWVWVHTLSFAIRDSMCGLRVYPLAAVVPLTRTTRIGPRMEFDTEVLVHLVWRGISVLNIATPVTYPSDGVSHFRMWRDNVRISWMHTRLFFGMLGRLPMLLARKLA; this is encoded by the coding sequence ATGACCGCCGCAGCCGACTTCCGCCCCGTGGTGCTGGTGCCCGTGTACAACCACGAACGCGCGATCGGTGCGATGGTCGATGCCATCCTCGCGCATCCCGTGCCGTGCCTGCTGATCGACGATGGCAGCAGCGCATCCTGCGCGGCGGTGCTGCGCGACCTCGCGGCACGCGCCGACGGCCGTGTGACGCTGATTCGCCTCCCGCGCAACCAGGGCAAGGGCGCGGCCGTGATGGCAGGCTTCGATGCCGCATGGCAGGCGGGCTATACGCACGCCCTGCAGATCGACGCCGATGGCCAGCACGATGCCGACTGCATTCCGGCGTTCTTCGACCTCGCGCGGCGCCACCCCGAGGCGATCGTATGCGGCACGCCGCTCTACGACGCATCGGTGCCGCGCGGACGGCTGATCGGCCGGTATGTCACGCACGTCTGGGTCTGGGTGCATACGCTCTCTTTCGCCATCCGCGATTCGATGTGCGGGCTGCGTGTCTATCCGCTTGCCGCGGTGGTGCCGCTCACGCGCACGACGCGCATCGGCCCGCGCATGGAGTTCGACACCGAGGTGCTCGTGCATCTGGTGTGGCGCGGCATCTCCGTGCTGAATATCGCCACGCCCGTGACCTATCCGAGCGATGGCGTTTCGCACTTCCGCATGTGGCGCGACAACGTGCGCATCTCGTGGATGCATACGCGACTGTTCTTCGGCATGCTCGGCAGGCTGCCGATGCTGCTCGCGCGCAAGCTCGCCTGA